The following DNA comes from Spirochaetales bacterium.
CTTGAGTATTTCTTCCGGCCATTTATCCCTTACCCTGTCTTCTCCCGTGTAATAATCGACGCCGCTTTTTGTCATGAATATTTTTTTCAATGGCAGTATGTTGATCTTCCCGGAATCGGGGTACTCGCATACATCGATCGGGGATATTGTCCTGATATCCAGATAGCGGCACGGCGCATCCGAATGGTTGTACAGCTGATGCGCCCCGCCCGGACCGGGTTCAAAAAAGACGATATCACCCGCTTCAAGCCGTCTGAATCCCGCAGGCGTTCTGAGGGTCGCTTCACCTGAGAGGACGACGAAGAGTTCTTCCGCTTCCAGGTGGTAATGGTAGGGGTAGGAAAACCTGTCGGGATC
Coding sequences within:
- a CDS encoding cupin domain-containing protein; amino-acid sequence: MPFIWNEKTIKFTKRQSPVPEFVWHTSEALAGIAKSAHLDFNIRSLDPDRFSYPYHYHLEAEELFVVLSGEATLRTPAGFRRLEAGDIVFFEPGPGGAHQLYNHSDAPCRYLDIRTISPIDVCEYPDSGKINILPLKKIFMTKSGVDYYTGEDRVRDKWPEEILKKRQ